From one Catellatospora sp. IY07-71 genomic stretch:
- a CDS encoding immune inhibitor A domain-containing protein, producing the protein MRKLTVTAVAGAAGVAMVVAALQWPAGATPAGDTGAGRAAVDTAAHRPHNRPGPRTEQWIGKRKAALDLLARGKARMDANGNVTVDAESNNVVEVAFEKTDKIFTILSEFGTQSVGRYGTTAGPLHNEIPQPDRATDNSTVWAADFNTAHYEQLFNGSGESMKSYYEALSSGKYSVTNTVSDWVQVPYNASYYGDNAIEDNGGSWAFIQDTGNAWFQHARATMSTEQINAYLAQFDVWDRYDFDGDGNFDESDGYIDHFQAVHAGEGEDAGGGAQGEDAIWSHRWYVNPTDFGLTGPSVGGQANLSGGARIGDSNYWLGDYTTEPENGGLGVFAHEFGHDLGLPDYYDTNGGENTTAFWTLMSSGSWLGHGAAAGEGIGTTPGLMGPEEKLFLGWLDYREVELGQSGTFQLDPAQDGTAANAQAIKVNLPPASTSTTYTTPASGQYAWWTGSADQLNETLSHPVPAAAKITVTAKAWYDIEAGYDYLYAEYSTNGGATWSQLGQPVTGSSSGKWATLRYSYTAGGAATQFRFRYQTDGGVHFAGAFIDDVIVKAGNTTVLTDDVEQPGQWTATGRWQRSTGTVTTTADRYYLLENRQYTGYDSTLQTGPYQFSYAYSAPNKVEFFAFQPGMLVWYVNHAMEDNNTSAHPGSGLSLPVDARPVPFAYADGTRPSNRRQPFDATFGIQPVGQLCLHKEALVGSGKSQTVQTLAACAPGDDGIAAFADANPDAYYSTANPQGSVKVAGHGVTATVTAQSGNVLTVSVVNPSVG; encoded by the coding sequence ATGAGGAAGCTCACCGTCACCGCTGTCGCCGGTGCGGCAGGTGTGGCGATGGTCGTCGCCGCCCTGCAGTGGCCGGCCGGCGCGACGCCCGCCGGTGACACCGGCGCGGGCCGCGCCGCGGTGGACACCGCCGCGCACCGGCCCCACAACCGGCCCGGCCCGCGCACCGAGCAGTGGATCGGCAAGCGCAAGGCGGCGCTGGACCTGCTCGCCCGCGGCAAGGCGCGGATGGACGCCAACGGCAACGTCACCGTCGACGCCGAGAGCAACAACGTCGTCGAGGTCGCGTTCGAGAAGACCGACAAGATCTTCACCATCCTGTCCGAGTTCGGCACGCAGAGCGTGGGCCGCTACGGCACCACCGCCGGGCCGCTGCACAACGAGATCCCGCAGCCGGACCGGGCCACGGACAACTCGACGGTCTGGGCCGCCGACTTCAACACGGCGCACTACGAGCAGCTGTTCAACGGCTCGGGCGAGTCGATGAAGAGCTACTACGAGGCGCTGTCGTCGGGTAAGTACTCGGTCACCAACACCGTCAGCGACTGGGTGCAGGTGCCCTACAACGCCTCCTACTACGGCGACAACGCCATCGAGGACAACGGCGGCTCGTGGGCGTTCATCCAGGACACCGGCAACGCCTGGTTCCAGCACGCCCGCGCGACCATGAGCACCGAGCAGATCAACGCCTACCTGGCGCAGTTCGACGTGTGGGACCGCTACGACTTCGACGGCGACGGCAACTTCGACGAGTCGGACGGCTACATCGACCACTTCCAGGCCGTGCACGCCGGTGAGGGCGAGGACGCCGGCGGCGGCGCCCAGGGCGAGGACGCCATCTGGTCGCACCGCTGGTACGTCAACCCCACCGACTTCGGCCTGACCGGCCCGAGCGTCGGCGGCCAGGCGAACCTGTCCGGCGGTGCCCGCATCGGCGACTCGAACTACTGGCTGGGCGACTACACCACCGAGCCGGAGAACGGCGGCCTGGGCGTGTTCGCCCACGAGTTCGGCCACGACCTGGGTCTGCCGGACTACTACGACACCAACGGCGGCGAGAACACCACCGCGTTCTGGACCCTGATGAGCTCCGGCTCGTGGCTGGGCCACGGGGCCGCGGCGGGCGAGGGCATCGGCACGACCCCCGGCCTGATGGGCCCGGAGGAGAAGCTGTTCCTCGGCTGGCTCGACTACCGCGAGGTCGAACTGGGCCAGAGCGGCACGTTCCAGCTGGACCCGGCGCAGGACGGCACCGCCGCCAACGCGCAGGCGATCAAGGTGAACCTGCCGCCGGCGAGCACGTCGACCACGTACACGACGCCCGCGTCGGGCCAGTACGCCTGGTGGACCGGCAGCGCCGACCAGCTCAACGAGACGCTGTCGCACCCCGTGCCGGCCGCGGCGAAGATCACCGTGACCGCCAAGGCCTGGTACGACATCGAGGCCGGGTACGACTACCTGTACGCCGAGTACTCGACCAACGGCGGCGCCACCTGGTCGCAGCTGGGCCAGCCGGTCACCGGCTCGTCGAGCGGCAAGTGGGCCACGCTGCGCTACTCCTACACCGCGGGCGGCGCGGCGACGCAGTTCCGGTTCCGCTACCAGACCGACGGCGGCGTGCACTTCGCCGGCGCGTTCATCGACGACGTCATCGTCAAGGCGGGCAACACGACCGTGCTCACCGACGACGTCGAGCAGCCCGGCCAGTGGACCGCGACGGGCCGCTGGCAGCGTTCCACCGGCACCGTGACCACCACGGCCGACCGGTACTACCTGCTGGAGAACCGCCAGTACACCGGGTACGACAGCACCCTGCAGACCGGCCCGTACCAGTTCAGCTACGCCTACAGCGCGCCGAACAAGGTCGAGTTCTTCGCGTTCCAGCCCGGCATGCTGGTGTGGTACGTCAACCACGCGATGGAGGACAACAACACCTCCGCGCACCCGGGCAGCGGCCTGTCGCTGCCGGTGGACGCCCGGCCCGTGCCGTTCGCGTACGCCGACGGGACCCGGCCCAGCAACCGCCGCCAGCCGTTCGACGCGACCTTCGGCATCCAGCCGGTGGGGCAGCTGTGCCTGCACAAGGAGGCGCTGGTCGGCAGCGGCAAGTCGCAGACCGTGCAGACGCTGGCGGCGTGCGCGCCGGGTGACGACGGCATCGCGGCGTTCGCCGACGCCAACCCGGACGCGTACTACAGCACCGCCAACCCGCAGGGCAGCGTCAAGGTCGCCGGCCACGGCGTGACCGCGACCGTCACGGCCCAGTCGGGCAACGTGCTGACCGTCAGCGTGGTCAACCCGTCCGTGGGCTGA
- a CDS encoding LamG-like jellyroll fold domain-containing protein produces the protein MSVPAAAAAAAPAPQLSPELRASQLAKETGKPVTVAEELTENRHVSANPDGTFTVKMHGGPARFRNSQGDWVDVDLNLYKRPDGAIAPKAHPRGLVLAGASEEGSHDLARFVSGGHEIAVGWTGALPEPTLSGTKATYVDVLPGVDLVVEVTRVGFEYFVVVNSRAAAARVAKLELPWRADGLTPVHAKDGSVDLRDSAGKRIAWIPVPRMWDARRSPASGDPSVDAPVAVTLDRSAAAKAASATGQLMRVVPDAKFLSDPKTVYPVTIDPMVTDYTEFDTFTQNSYTSDTSGMTELKLGYVVDQGKSYYARSHMSFYGMASYRGVNVLSATLYLYNFHSYSCRPSTWQAWRTDYVGSSVRWTNPPTRRNLNDYTDLTKGYSSSCGDGWVTQNVTETFQTTANSTSNTANIEIAAKSLSSQDSWKKFHSAEGTNAPYVSLNYNRPPTAPTNLFVGNKACATGASRPTIASTVTPIQLKANVSDPDYVNEAVNLNARFYVAELGTPLPTTPTVTSPTVTQPKNGAAQTATANLPTTFVLQEFRVYYFQVRGWDQEHEGAWSAICEFYVDNGSPAKEPVVEALDTVGGVKVYPENGVGGGPGVSSRFRFSANGQGNITKYRYKYSFKNVATNWVEVPAPTLSAPVEVVLAPPFNEGEGGTTLADLNTGGQWAITVEMADNSVPPRWSTKQKLYLTQVGSAPAAVANWKFNEAAGATTLTDQTGAFNAAAFNLTKSTDNHGDMNSSWEFNGTSSYAEPDSTVLDSSRSHSISVWVRLGAKDDNRGIVAKTSAVYAPLNLRYECGPLVNSACSIDKWALRLASDESGSTVWVAKSTTAPQIGVWTHLAGVFDATLGTASLYVNGVLQETLTGVKPFNAVNSPRLLLGRAGSSWWKGGLDDVALWQRALDAREVGALAVAERANWDLDMSLMDAGAKPITNPPFDLQGYVWDGSSDSPLGIGTPTSDDALWWTGVGHATTSGGTTYEDPGVAQINVDAGIGQIQSFGTDRPVLRTDQSYSVSLWARLDDLTADRIVFAQRGVHESGIQIGFQQSTGKWRATVTDEDLTTSPQTSVTSSASAVAGAWTHLVAVFDGHSKQLRLYVDNGTPNTAAVSYVPMAATGVVKLGNTYQHDAVGSFWVGGIDEVRVFQGVLTADMIGRLNRTPDGVL, from the coding sequence GTGAGCGTGCCAGCGGCCGCCGCCGCAGCCGCGCCCGCACCGCAGCTGTCGCCGGAGCTGCGGGCCTCGCAGCTGGCGAAGGAGACCGGCAAGCCGGTCACGGTCGCCGAGGAGCTGACCGAGAACCGGCACGTGAGCGCGAATCCGGACGGCACGTTCACCGTCAAGATGCACGGCGGCCCGGCCCGCTTCCGCAACAGCCAGGGCGACTGGGTCGACGTCGACCTCAACCTGTACAAGCGCCCCGACGGCGCGATCGCCCCGAAGGCGCACCCGCGCGGCCTGGTGCTGGCCGGCGCGTCCGAGGAAGGTTCGCACGACCTCGCCCGGTTCGTCAGCGGCGGGCACGAGATCGCGGTCGGCTGGACGGGCGCGCTGCCCGAGCCGACCCTGTCGGGCACCAAGGCGACCTACGTCGACGTCCTGCCGGGCGTGGACCTGGTGGTCGAGGTGACGCGAGTCGGGTTCGAATACTTCGTCGTGGTCAACTCGCGCGCGGCCGCCGCCCGGGTGGCCAAGCTGGAGCTGCCGTGGCGCGCGGACGGCCTGACCCCCGTGCACGCCAAGGACGGCTCCGTCGACCTGCGTGACAGCGCGGGCAAGCGGATCGCGTGGATCCCGGTGCCCCGTATGTGGGACGCCCGCCGCTCGCCGGCCTCCGGTGACCCGTCCGTGGACGCGCCCGTGGCGGTGACCCTCGACCGCAGCGCGGCGGCCAAGGCGGCGTCCGCCACCGGCCAGCTGATGCGCGTCGTGCCCGATGCGAAGTTCCTCAGCGACCCGAAGACGGTCTACCCGGTGACCATCGACCCGATGGTCACGGACTACACCGAGTTCGACACGTTCACGCAGAACTCCTACACCTCCGACACGTCGGGGATGACGGAGTTGAAGCTCGGGTACGTCGTCGACCAGGGCAAGAGCTACTACGCGCGCTCGCACATGTCGTTCTACGGCATGGCGTCCTACCGCGGCGTCAACGTCCTGTCCGCGACCCTGTACCTGTACAACTTCCACTCCTACTCGTGCCGACCGAGCACCTGGCAGGCGTGGCGCACGGACTACGTCGGCAGCTCCGTCCGCTGGACCAACCCGCCCACCCGGCGGAACCTGAACGACTACACGGATCTGACGAAGGGCTACAGCTCGTCCTGCGGCGACGGCTGGGTCACCCAGAACGTCACCGAGACCTTCCAGACGACGGCCAACAGCACCAGCAACACGGCGAACATCGAGATCGCGGCGAAGAGCCTGTCGAGCCAGGACAGCTGGAAGAAGTTCCACTCCGCCGAGGGCACGAACGCGCCGTATGTCTCCCTGAACTACAACCGGCCGCCGACCGCGCCCACGAACCTGTTCGTCGGCAACAAGGCCTGCGCGACGGGCGCGTCCCGTCCGACCATCGCCAGCACGGTCACCCCGATCCAGCTGAAGGCGAACGTCTCCGACCCCGACTACGTCAACGAGGCGGTCAACCTCAACGCCCGCTTCTACGTCGCCGAGCTCGGCACGCCGCTGCCGACCACCCCGACGGTGACCAGCCCCACGGTGACCCAGCCCAAGAACGGAGCCGCGCAGACCGCGACCGCGAACCTGCCGACCACATTCGTGCTGCAGGAATTCCGCGTCTACTACTTCCAGGTCAGGGGCTGGGACCAGGAGCATGAGGGCGCCTGGTCGGCGATCTGCGAGTTCTACGTCGACAACGGCAGCCCGGCCAAGGAACCCGTGGTCGAGGCCCTCGACACGGTCGGCGGGGTCAAGGTCTACCCCGAGAACGGCGTCGGCGGCGGGCCCGGTGTGTCCAGCCGGTTCCGTTTCTCGGCCAACGGCCAGGGCAACATCACCAAGTACCGCTACAAGTACTCGTTCAAGAACGTCGCCACCAACTGGGTCGAGGTCCCCGCGCCGACGCTGAGCGCCCCGGTCGAGGTCGTCCTCGCGCCCCCGTTCAACGAGGGTGAGGGCGGCACCACGCTGGCCGACCTGAACACCGGCGGGCAGTGGGCGATCACCGTCGAGATGGCCGACAACTCCGTCCCGCCGCGCTGGTCGACCAAGCAGAAGCTCTACCTGACCCAGGTCGGCTCGGCCCCCGCGGCCGTGGCCAACTGGAAGTTCAACGAGGCCGCCGGCGCGACCACGCTGACCGACCAGACCGGCGCGTTCAACGCCGCCGCGTTCAACCTGACCAAGTCGACCGACAACCACGGCGACATGAACTCCTCCTGGGAGTTCAACGGCACCAGCTCGTACGCCGAGCCGGACTCCACCGTGCTCGACTCCTCGCGCAGCCACTCGATCTCGGTGTGGGTGCGCCTCGGGGCCAAGGACGACAACCGCGGCATCGTCGCGAAGACCAGCGCCGTGTACGCGCCGCTGAACCTGCGCTACGAGTGCGGCCCGCTGGTGAACAGCGCCTGCTCCATCGACAAGTGGGCGCTGCGGCTCGCCTCCGACGAGTCCGGCTCGACGGTGTGGGTGGCCAAGTCCACCACCGCGCCGCAGATCGGCGTGTGGACGCACCTGGCCGGCGTCTTCGACGCCACGCTGGGCACCGCGTCGCTGTACGTCAACGGTGTGCTGCAGGAGACGCTCACCGGGGTCAAGCCGTTCAACGCCGTGAACAGCCCCCGCCTGCTGCTCGGCCGGGCCGGATCGAGCTGGTGGAAGGGCGGCCTCGACGACGTCGCGCTGTGGCAGCGGGCGCTGGACGCCCGTGAGGTCGGCGCGCTCGCCGTCGCCGAGCGGGCCAACTGGGATCTCGACATGTCCCTGATGGACGCGGGTGCCAAGCCGATCACGAACCCGCCGTTCGACCTGCAGGGTTACGTCTGGGACGGCAGCAGCGACAGCCCGCTGGGTATCGGCACGCCGACGTCGGACGACGCACTGTGGTGGACCGGCGTGGGCCACGCGACGACCTCCGGTGGCACCACCTACGAGGACCCGGGTGTCGCCCAGATCAACGTCGACGCGGGCATCGGGCAGATCCAGTCGTTCGGCACGGACCGGCCGGTGCTGCGCACCGACCAGTCGTACAGCGTCTCGCTCTGGGCACGCCTGGACGACCTGACCGCAGACCGGATCGTGTTCGCCCAGCGGGGTGTGCACGAGAGCGGCATCCAGATCGGGTTCCAGCAGAGCACCGGCAAGTGGCGGGCCACCGTGACCGACGAGGACCTGACCACCTCGCCGCAGACCTCGGTGACCTCGAGCGCCTCGGCCGTGGCCGGCGCCTGGACGCACCTGGTCGCCGTGTTCGACGGGCACAGCAAGCAGCTGCGGCTCTACGTGGACAACGGCACGCCGAACACCGCGGCCGTGTCCTACGTGCCGATGGCCGCGACCGGCGTGGTGAAGCTCGGCAACACCTACCAGCACGACGCCGTCGGCTCGTTCTGGGTCGGCGGCATCGACGAGGTTCGCGTCTTCCAGGGGGTCCTCACCGCCGACATGATCGGCCGCCTCAACCGGACCCCGGACGGCGTGCTGTGA
- a CDS encoding LamG-like jellyroll fold domain-containing protein, which yields MSAGLLLSGVLGVPVSAAAAEVVLSPESRASELAKARGVPVTVPESVTESQSVVANPDGSFTAEIHGGPTRFRNAKGDWVDVDLNLYRRPDGSIAPKAHPRGLVLAGKGTGSRDLARFVSKGHEIAVGWEGVLPEPSLSGTKATYADAMPGVDLVVESTRLGFEYFLVVKNRGAASRVAQVRMPWRAEGLTAEHTGEGSVKLRDNAGSVVAWAPAAQMWDARVSPGSGDPLVQAKVGVTVEKPSARRSAVEGGSAGESMRVVPDAAFLNDPKTVYPVTIDPIVTEKSDFDTFTQNSYSSDQSAATLLKLGYVVDGGSYYARSHLRFDSLSGYAGAKVLSATLYLYNWHSFSCRANNWQVWRTANVTSSVRWTNPPKRYVLNGTSDLTKGYSSDCGDGWVTNTVTESFQTAFNGGWASNSLEIAAKSTASQDSWKKFDSMEASNDPYVSLNYNRPPAAPTSLLIGGKTCGTGASRPTIASTVTPIELKANVSDPDSAAEAVNLNARFFVAELGSALPATPTVTSPTVTQPKSGGAQTATASLPAGFVLQEFHTYYFQVKGWDQEHEGAWSAVCEFYVDNGSPAVAPAVTALDTLPGTSTKVYPENGTGGGPGVSSTFRFAANGETDISKYRYKYSYRGVSTNWVEVVPASTGGSVDVELAPPFDEGDGSGTLSSINMGGQWAITVEMADSANPPRWSQKQKVYTTMVTPAPAAVAHWKMNEPSTATQLADQTGNYPANLNTMTKSADGFGDFGTSWTFNGTNSFAAPATSPLDTSRSFTVSVWAKMTTKSGGGDRVLLSETGGADYASLYLKYESSVDRWQFEIPTTSDSTAPGFGFVRATSTTAPKLGAWTHLAASLDAPAGTMRLYVNGTLEATTTGLAPWNYNGQFRIGKSGSTFWPGDLDEVAVWQRVLDPREVGALAVAERASWDLDQSLTDAVAKPVSAAPFDVQLYVEHAAQGPGTPMPEDLTWWEAGHPFMIGPDEAEDAGAAHLNWSPDLPQTLSLGTTGPVLRTDQSFSVSAWVKPHRVDGQNMTAVGQDGTDVSGLFLGTRQATDGNWYWSLAMKDTPLYTSTTRYPRSAAPLTPADVDKWAHLVGTYDAGSGMMKLYLNGVLQGSVKRESAPGVLVEPWQADGALSLGRGFYQGAAADYFSGSIDEVRVFQGVLTPDMVQRLHRATDTEL from the coding sequence GTGTCGGCCGGTCTGCTGTTGTCGGGTGTGCTGGGGGTGCCGGTGTCGGCGGCCGCGGCGGAGGTGGTGTTGTCGCCGGAGTCGCGGGCGTCGGAGCTGGCGAAGGCGCGTGGGGTGCCGGTGACGGTGCCGGAGTCGGTGACCGAGTCGCAGTCGGTGGTGGCGAATCCGGATGGTTCGTTCACGGCGGAGATCCACGGCGGTCCGACGCGGTTCCGCAACGCCAAGGGTGACTGGGTCGATGTCGATCTGAACCTGTACCGGCGGCCGGACGGTTCGATCGCGCCGAAGGCGCACCCGCGTGGGCTGGTGCTGGCCGGCAAGGGTACTGGTTCGCGGGATCTGGCGCGGTTCGTGTCGAAGGGGCATGAGATCGCGGTGGGCTGGGAGGGTGTGCTGCCGGAGCCGTCGCTGTCGGGGACGAAGGCGACCTATGCCGACGCGATGCCGGGTGTGGACCTGGTGGTGGAGTCGACGCGGCTGGGCTTCGAGTACTTCCTCGTGGTGAAGAACCGGGGTGCCGCGTCGCGGGTGGCGCAGGTGCGGATGCCGTGGCGTGCGGAGGGGCTCACGGCTGAGCACACCGGCGAGGGTTCGGTGAAGCTGCGCGACAACGCGGGTTCCGTGGTGGCGTGGGCTCCGGCGGCGCAGATGTGGGACGCGCGGGTGTCGCCCGGATCCGGTGACCCGCTCGTGCAGGCCAAGGTCGGGGTGACGGTCGAGAAGCCGTCGGCCCGCCGTAGCGCGGTCGAGGGAGGCTCTGCCGGGGAGTCGATGCGGGTCGTGCCGGACGCGGCGTTCCTCAACGATCCGAAGACGGTGTATCCGGTGACGATCGACCCGATCGTCACCGAGAAGTCGGACTTCGACACCTTCACGCAGAACTCGTACAGCTCGGACCAGTCGGCGGCGACGCTGCTCAAGCTCGGTTACGTAGTCGATGGCGGTAGCTACTACGCGCGTTCGCACCTGCGGTTCGACAGCCTGAGCGGCTACGCGGGCGCGAAGGTCCTGTCCGCGACGCTGTACCTGTACAACTGGCACTCGTTCTCGTGCCGGGCCAACAACTGGCAGGTGTGGCGGACCGCCAATGTGACCAGCTCGGTGCGGTGGACCAACCCGCCGAAGCGATACGTCCTCAACGGCACCTCCGATCTGACCAAGGGGTACAGCTCCGACTGCGGCGACGGCTGGGTGACCAACACGGTCACGGAGTCGTTCCAGACGGCGTTCAACGGCGGTTGGGCCTCCAACAGCCTGGAGATCGCGGCGAAGAGCACGGCGAGCCAGGACAGCTGGAAGAAGTTCGACTCGATGGAGGCGTCCAACGACCCGTACGTGTCGCTGAACTACAACCGTCCTCCGGCTGCCCCGACGTCGCTGCTGATCGGTGGGAAGACGTGCGGCACGGGCGCGTCCCGTCCGACCATCGCCAGCACCGTGACGCCGATCGAGCTGAAGGCCAACGTCTCCGACCCGGACTCCGCCGCCGAGGCGGTGAACCTCAACGCCCGGTTCTTCGTCGCCGAGCTCGGCAGCGCGCTGCCGGCCACGCCGACGGTGACCAGCCCGACGGTGACGCAACCCAAGAGCGGTGGCGCGCAGACCGCCACCGCCTCGCTACCTGCCGGGTTCGTGCTGCAGGAGTTCCACACCTACTACTTCCAGGTCAAGGGGTGGGATCAGGAGCATGAGGGGGCCTGGTCGGCGGTCTGCGAGTTCTACGTCGACAACGGCAGTCCCGCCGTCGCACCGGCGGTGACGGCGCTGGACACCCTGCCGGGCACCTCGACGAAGGTGTACCCGGAGAACGGCACGGGTGGCGGGCCGGGCGTGTCGAGCACGTTCCGGTTCGCGGCCAACGGCGAGACCGACATCAGCAAGTACCGGTACAAGTACTCCTACCGCGGCGTGAGCACCAACTGGGTCGAGGTCGTGCCCGCGTCCACGGGCGGCTCGGTGGACGTCGAACTGGCGCCGCCGTTCGACGAGGGCGACGGCTCGGGCACCCTGTCCTCGATCAACATGGGCGGTCAGTGGGCGATCACCGTCGAGATGGCGGACTCGGCCAATCCGCCCCGCTGGTCGCAGAAGCAGAAGGTGTACACGACCATGGTGACCCCCGCCCCGGCGGCGGTGGCGCACTGGAAGATGAACGAGCCGTCGACCGCGACCCAGCTCGCCGACCAGACCGGAAACTACCCCGCCAACCTGAACACGATGACGAAATCGGCTGACGGGTTCGGCGACTTCGGCACCTCGTGGACCTTCAACGGCACGAACTCGTTCGCCGCACCGGCGACGTCGCCGCTCGACACGTCGCGCAGCTTCACGGTCTCGGTCTGGGCGAAGATGACCACCAAGAGCGGCGGCGGCGACCGCGTGCTGCTCTCCGAGACCGGTGGCGCCGACTACGCCTCGTTGTACCTGAAGTACGAGTCGTCGGTAGACAGGTGGCAGTTCGAGATCCCGACGACGAGCGACTCGACCGCGCCCGGATTCGGGTTCGTGCGGGCGACCTCCACCACGGCACCGAAGCTCGGCGCCTGGACCCACCTCGCGGCGTCCCTCGACGCACCCGCCGGGACGATGCGCCTGTACGTCAACGGCACCCTGGAGGCGACCACGACCGGCCTCGCACCTTGGAACTACAACGGCCAGTTCCGGATCGGCAAGTCGGGCTCCACGTTCTGGCCCGGTGATCTGGACGAGGTCGCCGTCTGGCAGCGAGTCCTCGATCCGCGGGAGGTCGGTGCGCTGGCAGTGGCCGAGCGGGCGTCATGGGACCTCGACCAGTCGCTGACGGACGCGGTCGCCAAGCCGGTCAGCGCCGCGCCGTTCGACGTCCAGCTGTACGTCGAGCATGCTGCCCAGGGTCCCGGAACTCCCATGCCGGAAGACCTGACGTGGTGGGAGGCCGGGCACCCGTTCATGATCGGGCCGGACGAGGCCGAGGACGCCGGCGCGGCGCACCTCAACTGGAGCCCTGACCTGCCTCAGACGCTGTCGCTCGGCACGACCGGGCCGGTGCTGCGGACCGACCAGTCCTTCAGCGTGTCCGCCTGGGTCAAGCCGCACCGAGTCGACGGCCAGAACATGACGGCCGTGGGTCAGGACGGCACGGACGTGTCCGGGCTGTTCCTGGGCACGCGTCAAGCCACCGATGGGAACTGGTACTGGTCGCTGGCGATGAAGGACACGCCCCTCTACACCTCGACCACCCGCTACCCCAGGTCCGCCGCGCCGTTGACGCCGGCCGACGTGGACAAGTGGGCTCACCTGGTCGGCACCTACGACGCCGGCTCGGGAATGATGAAGCTGTATCTCAACGGGGTGCTCCAGGGCTCCGTCAAGCGGGAGTCCGCCCCCGGCGTGCTGGTCGAGCCGTGGCAGGCGGATGGTGCGCTGTCGCTGGGCCGCGGCTTCTACCAGGGTGCCGCGGCGGACTACTTCTCCGGCAGCATCGACGAGGTCCGCGTCTTCCAGGGCGTACTGACGCCGGACATGGTGCAGCGCCTGCACCGGGCCACGGACACGGAGCTCTGA